A genomic region of Ornithorhynchus anatinus isolate Pmale09 chromosome 7, mOrnAna1.pri.v4, whole genome shotgun sequence contains the following coding sequences:
- the LOC100092035 gene encoding zinc finger protein 436-like: MAVTFEDVALYFSLEEWAHLDSSQRKLYRNVMWENYKNVVSLGILLPKPDLIALIEQGEELWGLEFHVAKERGSPKAIRRGDRTENLRDSSPGKRSYLAQREGLALGSRRSPCEDEARSSTGRKRKCFSGTRDHSQRGGRPEKALPQELRSTQRPIPRKPGSSDQTSSLNEREKTLCWKGQPRDPKGQNSYKCGNCGKSFDWKSRLVHHLRTHTGEKPYVCVSCGKDFSQSSALYRHQRVHTGDKPYKCDECGIGFFEKSGLFRHRRVHTGDKPYKCDECGKGFSESFNLYVHQRVHTGERPYRCGECGKGFNQSSHLYVHQRVHTGDKPYKCDECGKGFNQSSHLYVHQRIHTGDKPYRCGECGKGFSRSAHLYQHRRIHTGEKPYTCDECGKGFTRSAHLCVHQRVHSGKKPFKCEDCGKGFSRSAHLYQHQRIHTGEKPYKCNECGKGFTRSSHLYVHRRVHTGEKPYKCDECGKGFNQSSNLYVHQRVHTGDKPYKCDECGKGFSQSFKYYVHQRGHKEERLCGCRE; encoded by the exons ATGGCGGTGACGTTTGAAGACGTGGCCCTCTATTTCTCGCTGGAGGAGTGGGCTCATCTGGATTCCAGTCAGCGGAAGCTCTACAGGAACGTCATGTGGGAGAACTACAAAAATGTGGTGTCACTAG GAATTCTTCTTCCCAAACCAGACCTGATTGCCTTGATCGAGCAAGGAGAAGAGCTCTGGGGACTGGAATTTCATGTAGCCAAGGAGAGAGGAAGCCCAAAAGCCATCCGCAGAG GAGACAGGACTGAGAATCTGAGAGACAGTTCTCCAGGAAAACGTTCCTATCTGGCTCAAAGAGAGGGGCTTGCCCTGGGTTCAAGGAGAAGCCCCTGCGAGGACGAAGCCAGATCATCTAccggaagaaaaaggaaatgctTTTCCGGGACCCGGGACCActcccagagaggagggaggccggaAAAAGCCCTTCCCCAGGAACTGCGCTCAACGCAACGTCCGATTCCCCGGAAGCCAGGCTCCTCAGATCAGACTTCTTCCTTAAACGAGCGGGAGAAGACTCTGTGCTGGAAAGGGCAACCGAGAGATCCCAAGGGACAGAATTCTTACAAATGTGGGAACTGTGGGAAAAGCTTCGATTGGAAGTCCCGGCTCGTCCACCACCTGCGCACACACACGGGAGAGAAACCTTACGTGTGTGTCAGCTGCGGCAAAGACTTCAGCCAGAGCTCGGCCCTCTACCGCCATCAGCGGGTCCACACGGGAGACAAGCCCTATAAATGCGACGAGTGCGGGATAGGCTTCTTTGAAAAATCGGGGCTCTTCCGCCATCGGAGGGTCCACACGGGAGACAAGCCCTATAAGTGCGACGAGTGTGGGAAAGGGTTCAGCGAGAGCTTCAACCTCTACGTCCACCAGAGGGTCCACACGGGGGAGAGGCCATACAGGTGTGGCGAGTGCGGGAAAGGCTTCAACCAGAGCTCCCACCTCTACGTCCACCAGCGGGTCCACACGGGAGACAAACCCTACAAATGCGACGAGTGCGGGAAGGGTTTCAATCAGAGTTCGCACCTCTACGTCCACCAGAGGATTCACACGGGGGACAAGCCATACCGATGCGGCGAATGCGGGAAAGGATTCAGTCGGAGCGCTCACCTCTACCAGCATCGGAGAATCCACACCGGGGAGAAGCCCTACACCTGTGATGAGTGTGGGAAAGGCTTCACACGGAGCGCCCATCTCTGCGTCCACCAGCGAGTCCACTCGGGCAAGAAGCCATTTAAATGTGAGGACTGCGGAAAGGGCTTCAGTCGGAGCGCCCACCTTTACCAGCACCAGAGAATCCACACGGGAGAGAAACCCTATAAATGCAACGAGTGCGGGAAAGGCTTCACTCGGAGCTCCCACCTTTACGTCCACCGGCGAGTCCACACGGGAGAGAAACCCTATAAATGCGACGAGTGTGGGAAAGGTTTCAACCAGAGCTCCAACCTTTACGTCCACCAGAGGGTCCACACGGGAGACAAACCGTATAAGTGTGATGAGTGTGGGAAAGGCTTCAGCCAGAGCTTCAAATATTACGTTCATCAGAGAGGTCACAAGGAAGAGAGGCTGTGTGGATGCCGGGAGTGA
- the CLPS gene encoding colipase, whose translation MEKILLLLLLCLALGLATATPHPRGLITNLKDGELCLQSVQCKSKCCRRDRGLNLARCSKMASENSECSPKTLYGMYHKCPCEQGLTCETDWTIIGAITNSNYGICLDSSRSKH comes from the exons ATGGAGAagatcctcctcctgctgctcctctgcctgGCCCTGGGCCTGGCCACCGCCACCCCGCACCCCCGCGGGCTCATCACCAACCTG AAAGATGGAGAGCTGTGTCTGCAGAGTGTTCAGTGCAAGAGCAAGTGCTGCCGCCGGGACAGAGGGCTGAATCTGGCCCGCTGCTCCAAGATGGCATCTGAGAACAGCGAATGCTCCCCCAAG ACCCTCTATGGCATGTACCACAAGTGCCCCTGTGAGCAAGGTCTGACCTGTGAGACGGACTGGACCATCATCGGTGCCATCACCAACTCCAACTATGGGATCTGCCTGGACTCCAGCCGCTCCAAGCATTGA